The genomic DNA aatcagtgaattaaaacaattagTTCAGTTCATGCTGACTGAGCGGAGCACAGACGGCGGCAGAggttgtgatgccgctcgcgatcgccagctttcagcagtgcagtcactaaatacacctgactcctctgttaaaggagattttagattagatttcagagttaaatgttggagatttttcaggattgttaagtctttttttttactgatctacagtttggcattgattggtttgattcttgtgtcagacgtctcatgactcttcctgtgacggcagtctgacgacgtcacacatagcatcagctcagctcactgaccagagcaggtactaaaaagtgctaatggaaaagcaaaataaccgtgcagAGGCGAGTCGAGTCACAccaggaccatgtagtggaaatcGCTGAATATAATCCTAAACATATGAAACAACCTCAGATCAtaactttttattattaacagTTCTAATTTACAATCCTTCAATTCACTTTGAAAATTGGCAAATATTTTCTCTATCTGGACCTTTCAGAATATTACTTCACATCAGTGATCAAtagtgtttgctcagtgacaCAAGTCTCTAAATTTCCATTAAGTTCACGTTCACCCTGCACTTTTCGTCACGCAGTTAAAACAGCTGCTCGTTTGGAGCCGTGTTGcccatgaggaagaagaagaagaagaagaaaacctggcttatcaaaaacagaaaatccatCCCATCCATTGAACCACTGCAGACGAGGCAGCAAGTTCTCCTCACTGACTCTCTTTGGTTCGCTGGATAGTCTGTTTGCATTTTTCTGACTTGTTTGGTGTCGTCAGAGTTCAGATGAACTTTCACTAAACGAAGGAGACAAACTTTGGTCCATTTAAAGAGACTAAAGAGGCTAAAGAGGCTGTATGTGAGAACACAAATGTAGCAGTGTGCGCTAAATATCGTCTAAGATAGTatcttaattgttgttttaacgATGTGTGAAATCACAATATCGAGTATGTCGAAATCATTTTGCAAGAACCAATGAAAACATTGGCTCTTTTGAGAGGCCACACATTCACTGCATGATCAAGCCGAGTAGGACAATGTTATCATTAACATCTAATATACTATTAACAAGAGGAAGCTGGTACAACAGGCCTTCCctgcttttacaaacacattttttgaggATTGCAAAATCGCCAATTATCGTTATCAGCAAAATCCCCAAAAAATATCAGGATATTGATTTTCATCAATATCGCACACCCCTACACAAATGTGTGCTAAAGTCACAGACCTTCTTCTGCCAGCTCCCTTATCATATCTCTGGATTATGTTCAAGTGATCCTTCAGTGAGAACACAGGGATCGGATGCTCTTTGGTGATGTGTGCAGTGatggagtcagtgtgtgtgtgtgtgatgatgaacaCTGACCTGACGTCTGTGACGATGACGAGGTGTTCACAGTctccctggtgacagtagaggTACGGGAAACCAACTTTGAGCTTCAGATCCACGAGCCTGGTGTCTTCCATCACTGCCTGGCTGTATGGCGGGAAATTACGAGCCTTTGCCCATTCGATGACGGTCCTGTATCACAATCATAAGATGACAAAAataatatagatagatatatagatagatagatatatagatagatatatctCTACACAGTGCCGTCTCACAGTAAAGGACAGAGCTTTACTGTGAATCAGACTAAATCCACCGTTTTAAACCGATTCATGACTTTAGGTTATGGATAATTTGAAATGTCCAACTTTGGACTTGAGGTTAATGAGTGAAAGTAATGTGTCCTCGAGCACCGCGTGTGTCCTAAATCACGATTCGTCGCAACAGATAAACTGACACTAAATCATTGATGAGCCTTATTTGTACTTACTGGACTAATACTTACAAAACTTAAGTTCATGAACCTGAAAACAAGTAGAATTAACACACCTCCAGGTTTGGACTGCCCTTTaaactaaaacatgtttgaCTCTATGAACTGTTGGTTTattgtgtctgtctttttttgactgcacttttctttttaatctagttttttttttttttttacatgtcgTTCACCAACAACAGACAGCTGCTTCTGCTCTCTGCTGCCAGCGTTGATGCCCATCGAGGCTACGCTTACTTTCTTTCTGCAATATATACAAAAGGCCCCCCAGTTGTTCTCAGCAACAGACTTCAGCCATTGCTGAAATTCAGGGATCTCCAACCAGGAGTCCGCAAACTTACAGTTTCCCATCTCTGGCGATTTTGGAGTTTATTTCGTGCGATTTCGGATATTATTTCGCGGCAGGGGGAGGAGCAGCGCGTTCGCTGTCACAAGACTCGTAACGCCATGTGTACGCGCGCTGCCCCGAGCCGATGTTGCAGGGCGAGCATGTCTGCGCATCGTAGATTTTAACAAACGCGTcgaggaaaataaatacattcatgcATACTTTTTGCAGTCAAACTCTATGGacaacatttaattaagatttctCAATACTTTTAAGTAAAAAATTGATTTATCaacttttaatactttttaagacCCTGCGGACACCCTGCAAAAAGTTGCTTTATCAAAACCCTAGTTACTGTAGATGaagtaaaaatgactttttgtcatttcagaGTATCAGTGTCACTTCTGCTCTTGTCCAACCCAAGTTTTTAGGGCATTTTAGCTTGAGAAGGAAGCAAATCAAGAGCAATGTTCTGCCCCAAATATTGTCTGTTCTGCTTATGAGTAAGATTATTTTCCTGAATGTGAACAGCTGGCCAAGACAGCAGGAAGAATCACAAGGagacaataaatgaaatgactttGTTTGTGCCACTGTTGATTGATAAGAGAAGCTTCACAGTGATATTTAAAAGACAATCgtcccattcagacctggtattaacctCCGTCCTCAGTGATCCAATCACAGCCAGATCCTGCTCTGTAAAGGTCTGAACGCGTCCTCAGATCCAGAGGGGACATGAGGACAGACGTGTCCACATTCCTGAGCGTGCAAAAACGCATTCCATCCTTAGGAAGTATTAGACACAGCCTCCTCAGCTGATGTCTGATCACTTTCTTGCAGCCCCCGCAGTAGTACTCACTCCAATAATTATatcatttcctttttctaaTGGTTAAAACGTATTTTCAGAGTAAGAGCATTGATTGACTTTGCTCCTCTTGCCTCTCTTTCTTTATGTTCCTCTCTGTCATGCTCAcatagttcattcattcatagttcattcattattttagtAGTAAGTAGTGAGGTTCCCGTCAAGCAGGAGCAGGACATTTTGAGGACAGTCTCAACTCAAaagaaaatacctttttttttttttaaactcacatGCTCATATCTTTAGACTCTGGGAATCGCGTGTCGTTGTAGAAAACTCCTTCGAAGAAAAAGAAAGCCGACTTGTAGAGCTCCTGAAAACAGATCACATGAAGATATTATCTCTGTGTTTTGTGACTGGGTCCACAAACCAGAGACCACATACTCTAAGTGTTGCTAGAGCGTGAATACAGAGTGAATACATTCAGATCAGTTTGCTGAAAGTTTCATGCGCTCACTTTGCTGATGAAGTCTGGAGCCATGTCTGGTGTGCTGCTGAACTCTCCCAACACTTGCAAGTCGCTGACGCAGCAAATGGCATCTCTGAGCTCTGCCAGTGTGTGGGAGCCCGTCATCAGCAAAGACGTGTGCGGTCTGATGTAGTTAAACTGAGGgcaatgaacacacacacacacacacacacacacacctgtgactACCACAGAGAACAGCAATGCAAGAAACAGTGTCTGTGACgaagggaacaaacacacactttggcAAAACTTGCAGGATAGTAGACGTTGATGGTCAGAATGAGTTCTCCCTCAGGCAACTTGTCCGCTTCAGTTTCTGGTTGCCCACCAACAGTTAGACGTTCCTGGATATGAAACAGAATCAACCAAATGATATGATAGTATATGAAGCTTCTCCGACTCTTTTTATCTGCAGCTCAACAATTCCCCAACAAACGCACCAGTTCATCAGCGTAGAGGTCATGTCTGTTCTTGGTGATTTTCAGAGAGGCTTTGTaatcttgtctttttttcctttgtctgtaaaaaattaaatcacACAGAGTTTCTTTATATGCTGTTGGTTTATCAATGAACTGTGAGTGCTGAGAAAGATTCATACATTAGCGTGCTCAGTCTCGGGTCTGGGGGCACAACGTCAGTGTCAGGCTGCTGATCCTTGGGGTGGCAACGGAGTGAATCATCACTGAaaggacagaaataaaaacatggaaacGATGGGACAAGAAACACAGCCATaggtatgtttgtgtaagtgtattagagctgcaactaacaatcattttcataatcgattaatctgtcgattattttctcaattaatcaatgaattgtttggtccataaaatatcagaaaaccttaataAATGtagtgttcatcaaacctggaaatgatgatgttctcaaatgtctaaaatgattaacctaatgatttctttgttatccagagcaaagaaatgaagaaaatactcacatttaagaagctaaaacgatcggaaatcttgttttaatcatgaaaaaaagcttcaaaccgattaatcgattatcaaaatagctgtcgattaatttagcaatCAATTAacaatcgattcatcgattaattgtttcagctctaaagtgtattatcactttaaaacaaacatctaactttggtttgggagaaagaaaaagaaataatgtgttCATTAGTGTTAGTATTATGACAGTGAATGATCAGACGAGTGCTGAAaagtttttattataaaaaaactgcagcgggacatgaggacatgaggacagacgTCATGTTCAGGAATGTGGCCTCAAGAGTTCCCCAAACCCCGTCAGCATGTGGTTTTATGTGGTTTTATGAGTGGATCTGGGAGCACATCAGACCGGACCACAAATGATGGACTCACTGAGCAGATGTTAAGGTCTGAACATGGTAATATAGTCCCTGTCCTCAATGATCAGATCACATTTGAATAGCGCAACACATCCTatccaatccactttattcatcgagctcatttaaaaacaacacagttagACAAAGTGTAACTGTGAATAAACGGCAAGTCAAAGGCCAAGGACAAGAAGTGTGTCTTATGACAAGctttaaaacaggaagtgaaagggCGTGTCTACTATTAAAAGGCAACTCATTTCAGAGTCTGGGAGCCAGGCCTGCAACCGGGACCTCTGAGCTTCAGCCCAGTTTTTGGTACATTCAGAAGCAGCTGATCAGCAGGTTACTGATtagagtaaaaaacaaaactagcaTGTTTATGACCAAATCTGAGGATGCGTTCAGGCTCAATTGGGAGCATTCAGATCTGCATTCCCCATTGTCGCACGTCACCCTGATCAATGTCGTGCAAGTGCTTACATTATAATATCatgcattatattatattcctTGCACACACTGCAATTTCAGTCTCGCAGTTCTTTTTATAATACTGTTATCCACGTTATCATTTATGATCGATGTGTCCTTCCAATGCTGCAATCAAAGTTCCTGTAACTGGGACAATAAAgtctgatgatgataatgataattgcGGCTCACAGCAGAGGGTTGGAGACTGTTCTCTGAGTCATTTACTGTTTATTCTGAATATAATCTTATGCTTCTTATGTAATCAGAAATCACCTGGAAGTGTCTCATTCCAACAGTTGTTTTAATTGGGTTAATAATTAAATGGGTTGAAATAATGCTGGCCTAGTCGTAGCTAGTTAAAGTCCGGTTAATGAAAAGAAGTGGTGGATATGTTGAGCCTGTTCCACACTTAAAGCTCCTGGTAGTTGAGTATCCAAGTTACTTGGACATGAAAGTAATCAGTTACATTACAATATTACTCTCTGCAATAAAAGGTAGAAAAGACACAGGGACTTCCGGGAAGGCGCATGGAGTGGAAGGCTGCGTGGCATCAGCGCTCTCGACAGTCAAGTGTAAAACTCCCCGAAAACTCGAATAACTAAAGCTTGTAATCACACCGACTGTAATGTGACCGGGGAAAAGCTGGACTGGGAAGGAAAACTCGACTCGCTCCGGCTCAAAAACACGATGACAGACGAAATAGAGGAACCGCTAGCTAGCCGTGAAGTTGAGGAAGACGGCGTCCATGACACCTTGCTGCAAGTAAGACGAACATGGGGTCAGACCTTGAAATTATCAGCAAGGAGataagagatttaaaaacagaattaaaagatGCCCTTCGCTCATTTAGTGAAACGCTGAGGAGCAACGTGAAAAAAGACTTTGATGATTTCAAACAGGATATAAACCAACAACTTGCTAAAGTTGCCACTGAGCAGCAACTGCAGAGCGGCAAGATCAAGAACAAAAAGATCTGCAGAATAAGTTAACTGATCTGGAATCCAGATCGAGGAGGAATAATCTCCGTATCTACGGAGTTACTGAGGGAGAAGAGGGCGAGTCTGCAGCCAAGTTTGTTCAAGACCTGCTCCGACGTGAACTCCACCTGCCGGAAGATTCTAATCTCAAAATTCATCGGTCGCATCGGTCACTTGCACAGAAACCTGCAGACGGAGCTCATTCGAGACCCATCATTGTCAACTTTCTGGAATTCTCTACTAAAGAGAGAGTCCTGAGAGAGGTATGGAGAAAGAAAATACAGCTGGGGAACAAGGTCCTGTCTTTCCACCACGATTACGCCACAGAGGTTGTGCAAAAGAGAAAGGAGTATAATGCTGCTAAAAGAATATTGAAGGAGAAAGGCGTCCGGTTCCAGGCGCCGTTTACCAGGATGAGGATCCATTGGGAGAAAGGAACTCGAGTCTACAACACTGCCGGGGAGGTTAAGCAGTAATTAGAGAGACGCGGACTCGCTGAGAAGACACCGGCGACACCGGCGACCGCGGCAGCAGAGGCCGGGCTGGAGTCACGGCTCAGTTCCGCCGTGGAGTGGCAGCGTAATGAGGGATCACGGAGGAACTACTCAACAGCAGCCGCACGAGCCAAGGAAAGCTGCAAGAGTTCCGAAGATTCTTTGACTGAAGATCAATGATTATAAAACGAAGCAAAACCGGTAGAAATGTTCTGatataatctgtgtttttagttgtcAGAATAATGGTTACCATTTCTATTCCTATGCTAAAAGAAAAGCGACTGTCGGGGTCTGGGTTACTTAACGTTGGACTCATGTAGAATGACTATACGCTCACTGTAGGCCCTGTCATTTCTAAGTTAGGCCCCTCTTTATCTAAGGGGGTTTTTCCTAGATCCACCAACGGGATCAGATCGTGGGAGGACAGTAAGATCCTCAACTGTTTGGAA from Solea solea chromosome 10, fSolSol10.1, whole genome shotgun sequence includes the following:
- the snapc3 gene encoding snRNA-activating protein complex subunit 3: MAAAIKQQTDSTVNIPDYEETNVNSKPFHVGSFRNEWLRRLNPGDWSHQHEDEDTFDANFAEDMGVSAETMAELKAVCSDDSLRCHPKDQQPDTDVVPPDPRLSTLIQRKKRQDYKASLKITKNRHDLYADELERLTVGGQPETEADKLPEGELILTINVYYPASFAKFNYIRPHTSLLMTGSHTLAELRDAICCVSDLQVLGEFSSTPDMAPDFISKELYKSAFFFFEGVFYNDTRFPESKDMSMTVIEWAKARNFPPYSQAVMEDTRLVDLKLKVGFPYLYCHQGDCEHLVIVTDVRLTHETDCLNKKLYPLLIHKHRISTQKCAVCHVFIGRWLTTKDRLAPSDPCLFCDKCFRMLHYDAEGNKLGDFLAYSFVDRGAFN